The Verrucomicrobiota bacterium sequence TTCATCGTGATACCCGCATTATTCAAACACTTTGGCTGTATTGGTTAAATACTTTCCCCGGTTCCCGCAGCTAGGCAAGCCAAAGGTACGGGTACTTACCATGGTTAGACTTAAACTGGACCAACTTATTCATTGGGCAGGCGGTTACCACCGCCACCGCCTAGTCCGTTACCTTTTTTTCCGGCGAGAATGGCGGCGCCGAGCGCGCCGGTGAATTGCGGTTGCGGGACCAACTGCACCGGGCAGCCCAGGGCCTGCTCCAGCGCGCGCAGCATGCCCGGTTGCAAGGCCACGCCCCCCGTGAAATAGACCGGCGGCACAATGGCGCGGCCCACCAGCGTCGTCACGCGCATGGCAATGGCGTTCTGCACACCGGCGGCAATGTCCGGCGCGGACACGCCCTCGGCCAGCAGGCCGATGATTTCCGTTTCGGCAAAGACCACGCACATGCTGCTGATGGTGGCCGGGGCGCGGCTGGCCCGGCAAAGGGCGTCGAGTGCGGCAATGTCCACGCCGAGCCGCGAGGCGACAACTTCCAGGAACCGTCCGCTCCCGGCGGCGCAGCGATCGTTCATCGCAAAATCCCGCACCCGCCCGCCGTCTTCCAGACTGATGCTCTTGCTGTCCTGTCCGCCGATTTCAAGGATCGTGCGGGCCGCCGGCGCGAGGAAATAGACACCCTGCGCGTGGCAGGTGATCTCGGTGATGGTGGTGTTCGCAAACCGGATGGCGTTGCGCCCGTAGCCGGTGGCAACGACCGGAATGCCGTCCCGCTCCACGCCCGCGTCGCGCAAGGCTTGCTGGAAAAGTTTTTCCGAGAGTTTCTGCTGCTCGACACCCTGGTCCGCGATGGCGGTGGCCAGGATTTTCGATTGCGCGGTGTCGAACACCACGACCTTGATCGCCCGCGATCCTGCATCGATTCCCGCGCAAATCATAAGGTTTGGTTCATAGGCGAGCCCGGACGGTTTCCATCAGCGCCTCCAGGCGCGCGGTGAGGCGCGCGGAATCGGCGGGGGAATAATCCGTGGTGATTTTCAAGTATGGGTGGTGCAAGGTATCCTCGGTGAACGTGCGCACGCGATAGGATTCCACATCGTAAGTGAGGCAGGCCTGCCAGATGAGTTCAATCACGCAGTGGGGCCGGAATTGGGCCGCCAGCGCGCGTAGGGTATCGAAGCGCCCGGTGTTGGGGGTCATCACGGAGCAGGGCAGGTGATAATATTTGCGCGCGAGGCTCCGGATGGGGTCAGGGTCATCCTCCGCCACATCTTCCAGGATCGGTTTCAGGCCGGTGCAGTTCTCCTGGCAGACGACGATTGCGCCGCAGGCTTCAATGAGTTCCAGCACGCGCTCCGCCCCGTGAGCCATCGGCACACCGGTGAGCAACACGCGCACCGGCGCTTTGCGCGGCGGGGCGGCGGGTTCATGAAGACCCTCATGGACGTGCCGCAGAATGGCCTCGTATTGCTCCAAGTCCGCCGAGATGCCCGAGATGAGACTTTTGAGGTCCAGCAATTGCCGTCCCGAGAAGGGCGGGATGTCTAGCGCCATCAGCTCGGCGAGTTGCCGACGCAAGGCGCGCTCGCGATTCATCACGCGGATGGCATCGCGCAGGCGGTCATCGGTAACTTGCACCTGGAACTGCGCTTCCAGAAACCGCATGAACTTCCGCAATTCCTCCGTCCAATGCTCCAGCGCCCCGGCGTCCTCGGATTTTTGCGGCAGTTCGAGCACGTACATGGGCTTGGTGGCGGCCATCAACTCGAACATCTTCTTTTTGCCATCGCACGTCGTCTCCGCGACTACCAGGCTGGCCCAGTTGAGAAATGGATTCGAGGCTTTAACCAGGTAACCGTAGGTGGATTTGATCAGGGGACACAGGTTGGCTGGCAAATACTGTTCGGCGACGGCCACGGTCTCGGCGGACCCGCCGCATAGACATACCGGGACTCCCCCGGCTGCCATGATAATCTCCCGCGGAGTGAATTCGCACATTATGCCGACGATGGGTTGCCCCCGTGCATGGGCCGCCTCGGCGTAGTCGTAGCAATGATCCAACATGGCGTCAAAATAACGCCAGGGACTGGATTTCCCCGGCGAATCGAGGTGGGCCGGTGTGCACGTGGTATCAGTCATACCTTGTTAGTTTGCCCGGCTGGGATTCACACTTCGTTTCATGCCGGAAGTGTACTCCCGACCGGTGATTTCGTAAAGCCCGGGTTTTGTCCCCTGTGACTGAGACCGCGTAGGCGACGACGTCAGACGCTGACTGAGCCCTCTTTCTGAACAAATTAACGTCTGCTTACGTCGGCTCCTACCATTGGAAAAACTGATAAGTCATTGGGGTGCACTACCACAAATATATATTGCGTTTTTTGCGCCTTTTCGCGGCTATGAATGTGTTCTGTCCCGGCATCCTGGCAGTAATCACATGAGTTTGAGTTCTTTTTTGATGTAAGCGAGGGTTTCAGGGCGGAGACCGGCTTCGCCGCGGTGTGGCGGCAAGGGTGGACTGACGTCCGTATTGGAGGTTTTGGCCAGTTATTTGTCCCGGAGCGCGAAGTGGGTGAGGGGGAAGGTTGGAGGTTGAATTCCAACAGCTACGGTTTTCATCAACTCGTTCGTCAAGGTTTATCGTTGCAAATAATCCGTTCCAACTTCTCCAGCCGCTGATTCAATAATTGAAGTTGGGTGTCCCGAGTTGTGATTTCCCGCTGCTGCTCCTTGAGCGCCTCGACCAACACCGGGATTAACATGCTGTAAGCAATTGAATAGTAACCCTCCGCATCCTGGGAAACTGCTTCCGGGACGATGTCCTTGATTTCCTGGGCTACAAAACCCAGTTGTGCTCTGTTATCGAAATGCATTTGGGGATTCTCCTTGGTACGCCAGTCGAACTGCACTCCACGCATGGCCTGGATCTTGTCCAAGGCTCCCGACAGCCGGACGACATTGGTTTTAAATCGGGCGTCCGAGAGATTGTTATAAGCACCAACTCCGGCTACGCTGCCATTAACCTGCAAAGAATAGGACGGGGCGGATACGCCAATGCCCACCGGGCCGTTGTTGACGCTCAACCCGCCCGTAATGCGGGCACCTCCGCTGGCCGTGAGGCCACCCCGCACATCGAGGCTATTTCCCACTTTCACCGCGTCCCGGGTTTGCAGCGAACCCACCTCCAGGAGTCCTGCCTCCAACTGTTGGACAAAGGCCCCGCCAAGGTCGAATGCCTGCAGGCTGCCGTCACTATAATTGACGACATAGGCATATCGTCCCGAAACCGCCAGGCCATGAGGTCCGTTGCCCGTGTTCACTGTACCCAGGCTGACCGCATAGTACGGAATGCTAATGTCGAAGAGTTGCAGCGTACTGCTGCCAAAATTCGCCACGTAGGCAAAGCGCCCGGCTACCACGATGGAATACGGTGTATTGCCGGTGCCCGCCGCGCCGATCATGGCGGGCGCGGCAGGATTGCCTACATCAAAGGTCCGTAGCAGGCTTCCCTGCAAGACGTACGCATAACGTCCCGATACCGCGATGCAAGTCGGCGAAACGACCACGGCAGAACCGACGACGACCGGCGCGGAAGCATTGCTCACATTGATGACTTGCAAAGCACCGGCATTGCAAAGCACATAAGCGTAACAGCCGGAAACCGCCACCGACACCGGCTGATTGGAGGTTCCCACCAACCCCACGCTGGCAGGAGCCGCGGGATTGCCCACGTCGATGATTTGCAGGGTGTTGCTACCCAAGTTTGCAACATAGGCATAGTGCCCCGAAACCGCCAACGCATTGGGGCTACTGCCGGCGCCCATGTTGATTGAACCAACGCTAACCGGTGCGGATGGGTTGCTAACGTCGATGACTTGTAAGGTGTTGCCACCTGCGTTCGCCACATAGGCGTAGCGCCCCGCCACCGTGACAGCCCAGGGGCTATTACCCGTCGCCACCGTGCCTAGACTGGCCGGAGCGGCGGGCGTGTTCACGTCGAAAATCTGAAGCGTGTTGCTGGAAGAGTTTACCACGTAGGCGTAGCGGCCCGAAACCGCCACAGTACTGGGATTAGATCCAGCCCCAGTGCTTGTCGAGGCAAGTCCGGAGGCAGGCACATTTGGCGGCACGGTAAATGGAGCGACGAGATTGGTCGGACCGATGGCCAGCGAATTTGCATTGATGGCAGTCGGAAACACAATGTTGAGGCTACTCAATCCTGCTCCGTTACCGATAAACGATCCCAAAAAATTACCCGCCGAAACTGTGCCATTATCCACGCTCAACCCTCCTGAAATTCGCGCACTTCCACTAACCGTCAGCCCACCACTAACATCGAGATTTTTACCCACCGACACTGTGTCGCGGGATTGCAGGGTCCCCGTGACTGTCGTTCCGGCTTCGAAGTGCTGCAAATACGCGCCACCCAATTCATACACCTGCAATGTATTGGATAGTATGTTGACCATGTAGGCATAGCGTCCGGCTACGGCCACCGCCATGGGGCCGCCGGTCCCGGTGCTGGTTGTTCCTGCGCTGGCCGGCGCGGCCGGATTACTGACATCAAAAACCTGAAGCGTGTTGGCACTGTAGCTGACAATGTAGGCATACCGCCCCGCTACCGCAACACAATGCGCGTTGGCACCAATGCTAGCCGAACCGACACTGGCGGGCAGCGGATAGTTACTGAGATCAAAGATTTGGAACCGGCCGCTGTTGCCCGTGACATAGGCATAACGTCCCGCCACCGCGATGGACAGCGGCATATTACTGGTTGTCACGGAGCCAAGGCTGACGGGGGCGGCGGGATTGGCCACATTGAATACTTGAAGGGTGTTGGAACCTGAATTGACCACATAGGCATATCTGCCATTCAAGGCGATGGCGGCGGGATTGCTGTCGGTGCCCACCGAGCCGACACTGATCGGTGCCGTCGGATTACCGACATCAAAGATGTTGAGGGTGTTGCCGCCGGAATAAAGCACGTACGCATAACGGCCGGCGACAGCGATGGACTGCGCGTTATTACCCACCCCCGCTGACCCTGCGAGGACGGGAGCAGAGGGGTTGCTTACGTCAACGATGCGCAGGTTGTTGCCTCCCATGTTCACTACGTACGCATAACGGCCGGCCACCGCCAGGGACGTGGGCAACCCTCCGCCACCACCGACTAAAACCCCACCCAAACCTATGGGATTGGCAGGCAGGCTGACATCGGAAATGCGAAGATAACCGCTTTGGTCCACCAGGTAGGCAAAGTTACCAACCACCGTCAAGGCCACCGGGGACAGCGCTGCTGAAATCGAAGACACGGCACTGGCTGGAAGGTTTGGCGGTACGGTCAGCGCCGAAATTTGATTGGTCCCTCCCACGGTCAGGGTGGCCCCATTGTTCGTCACCACTGCCGCCGGCAGTTGGGCTAGTGATAGCGTACCGCTGATTTGAGTTGCCTGCAGCGATCCGCTTAACTGGGTCGCGGGCAGTGTGCCAGACAGATTGCCTGCCGCATTAGCAAACATCGCATAGGGGGTGGGAGTGATTTTTTGCCTGGGAGCCAGGATGGTGAAGGCCCCGCCACCATTGGTGCGGACGCCAATTTCCAACCACCGGTCCGGCCCGGTAAAGGTGGCGCCAAAATCGAGCGTGACCAGAAACACTCCATTGGTTACCGGCATTGCTGCATTCGTAATGACCGTGCCGACTTGGCCAACCCCGTTGCTGACACTGCACAGGGTGAAAGTCAGGTCGTAGATACCAGTGACGGGATTCGCGCTGTTGCTCAAGCGTCCTTGGTAGGTGAATGCGGTCCCTTGCGCCAAAAGCGGCAGTGGAAACGCGAGGGCCATGGTCGCCAGTGCAAGGAGTTGAATGCGGACAACCCATGCTGGTGATAGAAAATCAGTTGCTCGCGCCCTTTCCGCTGCGATCTGCCGCTGTTTGGAGGTGGTGCGGGAGCCAACTGGGTCTTCCAAGCCTTCGTACACGCGTGTTGTCATAAAACTCATGGAGTTGGTTTTACCTCCTGTCTCCGGACTGGCCGCGATGCGATTATTCATAAATTGTAATAGCGTCTCTACCTGCAGAATTGCACCGATCTACTATAAACTGCCATCATAGTCATGATAAAAAATCCTTATGTCAAACAAATAATTGCAAAATCCGAGATTGCACGGTTGGAATGTGAAGCGATTGGTGCTCAACGGTTTGCGTCATCGCCGTCGTTGTCAGAACCTGATGCTGATAGAAATTGCTTTTTGGCACATTTGATGCTTACATTTGTTGCGGTGCGGTAAGGACCGGCAGAAATATGAAGACAGGATGGACGGGATGGACGGCAGGGATAAGTCACCAGTGAACAGTAACCAGTAATCAGTAAAAAGGAATGGGAAGGATGGGACGCATGGGAGCGATGGGGCGGATAGGCGAACCCCTTTTAGAACCCCTTTTACGAAAGGGTGCTAATCGTCGAGTGGAGTAACTATATCCAATTGCTCTAGGAACTGCCATATTGCGCGCTTCACGACCCGCGGCAGATTCACGCCATTGGGGTTATGGCTTATCCCCTTAATCCCTGTGGGCCTCACAAATGCCGCATCTGATTTAGGCAATAACTGAACACGCTCAAAGCAAATGAGCTTGATTTTTGGCTTCTTATCAATCTCTCTCCGGTATCTGATGACATAGCACAAAACATGCGATCTTGCTCGTTCTCGTGGCATCGCCACAAGCCTCTGCAAAGCCGGTTCACTCCCAAAATTGTGTGCCAGATTTTGGCCTGGTTTCAGACTATTGGCAAGCATCTGCTCGCTAATCTCGTAAACCGGATTCGTCAATGCTCCGGTGCTATCCAAGGCGGCCTCTAACCGCATAAGCACCTGCAAATCACAGATTGCTACTGCACCCACGTTCTTGAATGTGATCTTCGTCTGATTGGTGAAGAAAGCTTGGCTTAGACGTTCCAACTGAGAGGTTGTGTTATTTTCGAGGTCCAAGACATTTGCTATCGGGATACCGGATAAGTAATTTGTGACTAGTTTTATATTTATTTATCCCCGGAAGATCAAAAGCTAGCGGCTCGCATGAAAACTCAAGCCGCGGTTCAACCGATGACTCCATCTGCTCCTTAGCAATTTTGAGTGACTGGATCATCAATACGGCGATGATAACACCAACAACCGCACAAACCGCCTGAATGACGGCGCTGTCGTCTCTAAGCCATTGCAGTAGCTTTCTTTTAAGCCCTCCAAGACACTGCAGTAGCTTTCCCATAAGGTTTCCAAGACATTGCAGCAGCTTTCTCATAAGTATCATAATGGAAACCACCGGGACCTGTCCATCGCTGAATCCGAACAGTATTGTTGAACTGATAGGAATTTGTTTTTTGGCACATTTGATGCTTTCACTTGTCGCGTTGCGGTAGTGTGGCAAGGCGGCGCGATCCGAAGACGCGCTGAAAGAAGGAAAAATCAAACATAGTCATGCTAAACCCGAACAGCCGAAGGCTCGGCCGGGGCTCACGTTCCTACCGGACCAGACTCCGGTGAAATACCAGCCGTGTCCGTGGAAGAAAAATGCACTACGGCATTCCTACATTTCCTACCGCGTGGCGGAGGTTCAGGATGTGCCGAAGGTGGCGCTGGAGGCGGGGAACTCGGGGCAAATGATTTTCCAGCATTATCGCGAGCTGGTGCAGGCAAAGGACGCGAAGGAATGGTTTGGCATCTTTCCCAATAAAACTGAGACCTGAGGGCTGAAACGTGATGGTGGAAAGAAAATAGCCCGGACACTACTCCGGGCTTCTTCAACAACACTGTGTTTTCCGTTGGGTCACTACTCCCAACACCTTTAGATTAACACACCCGGGATTTTCGTCTTGTCACCAGTGCTGGGGACAAAAACTTTACCAGGGATGCATCTGGTCAAGCCAAGCGGCGGAAAACTGATGACTGGCGCTGCATCGAGTCGGTGCGAATTGACCGCGATATGTTTGAACGCCAATGGTGGGGTGATCCCTGAAAAATTTAACGCTGTAATGGTGTGTGGAAAGTAGAAATGTTATGACGGCGTGGACGATGGCGGCAGGCGAAGCTCATCCTGGGCCGGTGCCGCGATGCGACCGGGAGTAAAACCTTCGGAGAGCAACAGCACCCGAACGCTCACCTGGCCACGCTCGCGCAACCGGTCAGTCAGGCGCGACAGCGTGTTGCGGTCTTCCGTCAAAATAACGGGAATGCCATCATCCTCCGCCTGGGCCAGAATTTTCAGGTCGTTGATGATAATCGGGCGGCGGTCTTCAACGGGCGAAGCGCTGTCCTCGCGAACCGCCCGCAACAAGGCCGCCGCGCGAATCGCGTGCGGTAGATTGTAGGGCTGGATGCGGAAATTCTGGAGCGGCAAATCACTGACCGGCTGCTTCACTTCAAATTCGCCAGCGGCAACCGTGGAAAGCCACATGGGAATGCGTTGCGTGAGGCAATGGCGAAAATATTCCAACGCCACGGCATGATGCACCCGGCCCGGATCGGCAAACGTGATCAAAAAACTGGTGTCGAGCGAAACCTGAAGCATAGCGTCATTTATTCCCCCGGAGCGATTCCACCCAACCCGCCGCCGACGTCACATCGCGCCATGCTTCGCGGCCTTTCTGCCAAAGATTCGCCAGCGCGCGTTCGTCCACTTCGGACGCATTGGCAAGAAATTGAATCAGGCGGACATCGCGCAACGCCTTGGTGCGTATATGCTGCTCGGCCTGCACCCGAAGCGTGACGTCCTTGTAAAGCTGGTTTTCCTTTTCGCCGCCAAGCTGCTGTTCTGTGGCACTGATGCGCACGGTCTGGCCGGAATCCCCCAAAACCAAATGCACATTGGGGTCTTGCTTGCCGCCAGCGTTGACCACCTTGCCGGTCAAATACTTTTCCACACTCACCCAGGCATTCTCGCTGCCATGTTGAAACTGGCTGTTGTTCGCAATCCGCAGGGGACGCCGAACGGAATCGGTTTGAATGGAATAGGCGCGGCTGGGATACCGGCGGGTCCGCGATTGCCATTGCTCAATCACCTCGGCGCGGCGTGGCTGGATGGCGTCCAAATCTCCGGTATCATCAAGTTTCGCCAGATCACTACGGACATCCGCCGCCAAAAGCTGGGCCACCAGGGCAATCAATTTTACCGAACCTTCTTCGATGCGAACGCGGGAATCGCTGAGGCTGGCGTCCTTCACATCACCCTTGATGAGTTTTTCGACCTCTTCCAAAAAGCCGCGCAAGGTCGGCAGATCCACCGTGGCCGGGGTCAACGGGCGGTTGTCGATCACATCATTGAGTGAAAACTCAAGCTCTGTCAGTTCACCGGGCATATTGTTCGCAACAAAAGTATCGTCCGCGCAATCGAGTTTCACAAGTGGATTTACAGATAGGAATTTTCTTTTTGGCACATTTGATGCATTCACTTGTCGCGTTGCGGTAAAGGAG is a genomic window containing:
- a CDS encoding acyl-CoA dehydratase activase, which codes for MICAGIDAGSRAIKVVVFDTAQSKILATAIADQGVEQQKLSEKLFQQALRDAGVERDGIPVVATGYGRNAIRFANTTITEITCHAQGVYFLAPAARTILEIGGQDSKSISLEDGGRVRDFAMNDRCAAGSGRFLEVVASRLGVDIAALDALCRASRAPATISSMCVVFAETEIIGLLAEGVSAPDIAAGVQNAIAMRVTTLVGRAIVPPVYFTGGVALQPGMLRALEQALGCPVQLVPQPQFTGALGAAILAGKKGNGLGGGGGNRLPNE
- a CDS encoding double-cubane-cluster-containing anaerobic reductase, with the translated sequence MTDTTCTPAHLDSPGKSSPWRYFDAMLDHCYDYAEAAHARGQPIVGIMCEFTPREIIMAAGGVPVCLCGGSAETVAVAEQYLPANLCPLIKSTYGYLVKASNPFLNWASLVVAETTCDGKKKMFELMAATKPMYVLELPQKSEDAGALEHWTEELRKFMRFLEAQFQVQVTDDRLRDAIRVMNRERALRRQLAELMALDIPPFSGRQLLDLKSLISGISADLEQYEAILRHVHEGLHEPAAPPRKAPVRVLLTGVPMAHGAERVLELIEACGAIVVCQENCTGLKPILEDVAEDDPDPIRSLARKYYHLPCSVMTPNTGRFDTLRALAAQFRPHCVIELIWQACLTYDVESYRVRTFTEDTLHHPYLKITTDYSPADSARLTARLEALMETVRARL
- a CDS encoding PIN domain-containing protein — encoded protein: MLQVSLDTSFLITFADPGRVHHAVALEYFRHCLTQRIPMWLSTVAAGEFEVKQPVSDLPLQNFRIQPYNLPHAIRAAALLRAVREDSASPVEDRRPIIINDLKILAQAEDDGIPVILTEDRNTLSRLTDRLRERGQVSVRVLLLSEGFTPGRIAAPAQDELRLPPSSTPS
- a CDS encoding tail fiber domain-containing protein — its product is MNNRIAASPETGGKTNSMSFMTTRVYEGLEDPVGSRTTSKQRQIAAERARATDFLSPAWVVRIQLLALATMALAFPLPLLAQGTAFTYQGRLSNSANPVTGIYDLTFTLCSVSNGVGQVGTVITNAAMPVTNGVFLVTLDFGATFTGPDRWLEIGVRTNGGGAFTILAPRQKITPTPYAMFANAAGNLSGTLPATQLSGSLQATQISGTLSLAQLPAAVVTNNGATLTVGGTNQISALTVPPNLPASAVSSISAALSPVALTVVGNFAYLVDQSGYLRISDVSLPANPIGLGGVLVGGGGGLPTSLAVAGRYAYVVNMGGNNLRIVDVSNPSAPVLAGSAGVGNNAQSIAVAGRYAYVLYSGGNTLNIFDVGNPTAPISVGSVGTDSNPAAIALNGRYAYVVNSGSNTLQVFNVANPAAPVSLGSVTTSNMPLSIAVAGRYAYVTGNSGRFQIFDLSNYPLPASVGSASIGANAHCVAVAGRYAYIVSYSANTLQVFDVSNPAAPASAGTTSTGTGGPMAVAVAGRYAYMVNILSNTLQVYELGGAYLQHFEAGTTVTGTLQSRDTVSVGKNLDVSGGLTVSGSARISGGLSVDNGTVSAGNFLGSFIGNGAGLSSLNIVFPTAINANSLAIGPTNLVAPFTVPPNVPASGLASTSTGAGSNPSTVAVSGRYAYVVNSSSNTLQIFDVNTPAAPASLGTVATGNSPWAVTVAGRYAYVANAGGNTLQVIDVSNPSAPVSVGSINMGAGSSPNALAVSGHYAYVANLGSNTLQIIDVGNPAAPASVGLVGTSNQPVSVAVSGCYAYVLCNAGALQVINVSNASAPVVVGSAVVVSPTCIAVSGRYAYVLQGSLLRTFDVGNPAAPAMIGAAGTGNTPYSIVVAGRFAYVANFGSSTLQLFDISIPYYAVSLGTVNTGNGPHGLAVSGRYAYVVNYSDGSLQAFDLGGAFVQQLEAGLLEVGSLQTRDAVKVGNSLDVRGGLTASGGARITGGLSVNNGPVGIGVSAPSYSLQVNGSVAGVGAYNNLSDARFKTNVVRLSGALDKIQAMRGVQFDWRTKENPQMHFDNRAQLGFVAQEIKDIVPEAVSQDAEGYYSIAYSMLIPVLVEALKEQQREITTRDTQLQLLNQRLEKLERIICNDKP